The Saccharomonospora cyanea NA-134 genome includes a region encoding these proteins:
- a CDS encoding helix-turn-helix domain-containing protein, giving the protein MTQTRDNGTSGATGAPLAAIAASLQRERQRAGLSLTELARRAGIAKSTLSQLESGTGNPSVETIWALSTALDISFTQLVEPVRPRVQVVRAGEGPRFSAERADYVATLLSPAPPHTRRDVYLIQAEPDRPRESDPHMPGIVEHIVLCSGRALVGLLDDPVELKPGDYVAYPGDLPHVFKALEAQTMAVLVSEQS; this is encoded by the coding sequence ATGACGCAGACCAGGGACAACGGAACATCCGGTGCCACCGGCGCGCCCCTCGCGGCCATCGCCGCCTCGCTACAGCGCGAGCGGCAGCGGGCCGGGCTGTCGCTCACCGAGCTCGCCCGCAGGGCGGGCATCGCGAAATCGACCTTGTCCCAACTGGAGTCCGGGACCGGAAACCCGAGCGTCGAGACGATCTGGGCGCTCAGCACCGCCCTCGACATCTCGTTCACCCAGCTCGTCGAACCGGTCCGGCCTCGGGTGCAGGTGGTGCGAGCGGGCGAGGGACCTCGGTTCTCCGCCGAGCGCGCGGACTACGTCGCCACCCTGCTGTCCCCCGCCCCACCACACACCCGTCGTGACGTCTACCTCATCCAGGCCGAGCCCGACCGGCCGAGGGAGTCGGACCCGCACATGCCCGGCATCGTGGAACACATCGTGCTGTGCAGCGGCCGAGCCCTCGTGGGACTCCTCGACGACCCGGTGGAGCTGAAACCGGGCGACTACGTCGCCTACCCCGGCGACCTGCCGCACGTGTTCAAGGCTCTTGAGGCGCAGACGATGGCCGTGCTCGTCTCCGAACAGAGCTGA
- a CDS encoding AzlC family ABC transporter permease, with translation MRSIWRTLDRDLARDIALVCLADALVGISFGAITVGSGLPLWLPMLLSVVVFAGAAQFMFVGLVASGGNPVAAVVAALLLNARHVPFGFAVADLLGRRWASRLLGTHLMIDETVAFALAQRERERRRAAYWGCGLGLFVAWNLGVVVGAVVGTAVGDTAALGLDAAFPAVLLALVLPALRDADTRRAVLVGVAVALATAPFVPAGLPVLLGLVGVVAVLRRGATETTDEQEQALADRRGGEGTAG, from the coding sequence GTGCGTTCGATATGGCGAACCCTGGACCGCGACCTCGCGCGTGACATCGCGCTGGTCTGCCTCGCCGACGCCCTCGTCGGCATCTCCTTCGGGGCCATCACCGTGGGCTCGGGCCTGCCGTTGTGGCTGCCCATGCTGCTGTCGGTGGTGGTCTTCGCCGGTGCTGCCCAGTTCATGTTCGTGGGGCTGGTCGCCTCCGGCGGCAACCCGGTCGCGGCCGTCGTCGCCGCCCTGCTCCTCAACGCGCGCCACGTGCCGTTCGGTTTCGCGGTCGCCGACCTCCTCGGCCGACGGTGGGCGAGCCGCCTGCTCGGCACCCATCTGATGATCGACGAGACGGTCGCGTTCGCGCTGGCCCAGCGTGAGCGCGAGCGCCGCAGGGCTGCCTACTGGGGCTGCGGTCTCGGTCTGTTCGTCGCCTGGAACCTCGGTGTGGTCGTCGGTGCCGTCGTCGGCACGGCGGTCGGCGACACCGCCGCGCTCGGCCTCGACGCCGCGTTCCCGGCGGTGCTGCTCGCGCTGGTGCTGCCCGCGTTGCGCGACGCGGACACCCGCAGGGCCGTGCTGGTGGGCGTCGCCGTCGCGCTGGCGACAGCCCCGTTCGTCCCGGCCGGGTTGCCCGTGCTCCTCGGGTTGGTGGGCGTCGTCGCGGTCCTGCGCCGTGGCGCCACCGAAACCACGGACGAGCAGGAACAGGCCCTGGCCGATCGAAGGGGAGGGGAGGGGACGGCAGGATGA